Proteins encoded together in one Anopheles darlingi chromosome 3, idAnoDarlMG_H_01, whole genome shotgun sequence window:
- the LOC125955086 gene encoding ras-related protein Rab-43, whose product MATARSAPTSLITTTVDESFDFLFKIVLIGDCGTGKTCIVQRFKSGNFIESHGNTIGVDFSMKAVTVDDKKVKLQIWDTAGQERFRTITQSYYRSANGVIIVYDITKRSSFLSLQRWIDEVRRYTASNVMIFVIGNKSDLDSIREVEFSEAQAMCQYIPEVMFVMETSAKDNRFVEDAFMTLATELKRRHDGVTANEDEEGITLGQSKALSTNNCSGVCNLT is encoded by the exons ATGGCAACTGCGCGTTCAGCTCCCACATCGCTCATCACAACCACCGTCGACGAATCTTTcgattttctcttcaaaatcgTCCTTATCGGTGATTGCGGAACGGGGAAAACCTGCATCGTGCAGCGGTTCAAGTCGGGCAACTTTATCGAAAGCCACGGTAACACGATCGGTGTGGACTTCTCCATGAAAGCCGTCACGGTGGACGACAAAAAGGTGAAG CTACAAATCTGGGACACTGCCGGCCAAGAACGGTTCCGCACGATTACGCAAAGTTACTACAGATCTGCAAACGGTGTTATAATAG TGTACGATATTACTAAGCGTTCGTCCTTCCTAAGCCTGCAGCGATGGATAGACGAAGTGCGAAGGTATACGGCATCGAACGTGATGATATTCGTTATCGGTAACAAGTCGGATCTGGATTCGATACGGGAAGTGGAGTTTTCGGAAGCACAGGCCATGTGCCAGTACATACCGGAGGTGATGTTTGTGATGGAGACATCGGCCAAAGATAATCGGTTCGTCGAGGATGCATTCATGACACTGGCAACGGAGTTGAAG AGACGACACGATGGTGTCACAGCAAACGAGGACGAAGAAGGCATTACGCTTGGACAAAGCAAAGCGCTTTCCACGAACAATTGTAGCGGAGTTTGTAATTTAACGTAG
- the LOC125955041 gene encoding translation initiation factor eIF-2B subunit beta, with amino-acid sequence MKEEGKPSTFNATQNIYGFIQDVRLRRTTGSYKLTSKTLSLLTELVAKEKWNTAEDLLAVIRSQGVILSQALPHDIVIANTIRRVMKIVREEYDSPRVMNVDDAQSILSLHKLVTQGADPERGDYSKPMPGLKNALLDHLSEIETELETTAESISMQAAEHIHSAELIMTIGYSRAVEKFLKKAAETRPIEVVVIECAPDCRGQQLAANLARAKIQTTLISDAAVFAIMSRINKVIIGTHSVLANGGLQAVCGTYSLALSAKHFSVPVVVLAPTYKLAPVHLCNYEQGDFNILGNTEAILPFRSQAARFTKVYNPLFDYVPPELVTLFITNNGTNAPSYIYRLISELYHPDDNQL; translated from the exons atgaaggaagaaggaaagccATCCACGTTCAACGCGACGCAGAATATTTACGGATTCATCCAGGATGTTCGCTTGCG ACGGACCACGGGCTCGTACAAGCTCACCTCCAAGACGCTGTCGTTGCTGACGGAGCTAGTGGCcaaggaaaaatggaacacaGCGGAAGATCTACTGGCCGTGATACGGTCGCAGGGTGTTATCCTTTCGCAAGCGTTGCCTCacgacatcgtcatcgccaacaCCATCCGCCGGGTTATGAAGATCGTCCGGGAGGAGTACGATTCGCCACGGGTGATGAACGTGGACGACGCACAGAGCATCCTTTCGCTGCACAAGCTCGTAACGCAGGGTGCCGACCCAGAGCGGGGTGATTACTCGAAGCCGATGCCGGGCCTGAAGAATGCCCTGCTCGATCATCTGTCCGAGATCGAGACGGAGCTGGAGACGACGGCCGAAAGTATCTCGATGCAGGCCGCGGAACACATTCACTCGGCAGAACTAATCATGACGATTGGATACTCGCGTGCGGTGGAAAAGTTCCTCAAGAAAGCGGCCGAAACACGACCGATCGAGGTGGTAGTGATCGAGTGTGCACCCGACTGCCGGGGGCAGCAGCTGGCGGCCAACTTGGCGCGTGCCAAGATCCAAACCACGCTCATCTCGGATGCTGCCGTTTTTGCGATCATGTCGCGTATCAATAAGGTCATCATTGGCACACATTCCGTGCTGGCCAACGGTGGTTTGCAAGCGGTCTGTGGCACGTACAGTTTGGCTCTGTCCGCGAAACACTTCTCGGTaccggtggtagtgctggCGCCAACGTACAAACTCGCTCCGGTGCATTTGTGTAACTACGAGCAGGGTGATTTTAACATTCTCGGCAACACGGAAGCGATCCTGCCTTTCCGCTCGCAAGCGGCTCGCTTTACGAAGGTTTACAACCCGCTTTTCGATTACGTACCACCGGAACTGGTGACACTATTTATTACGAACAA TGGAACGAACGCCCCGTCGTATATTTATCGCCTGATCAGTGAACTGTACCATCCCGACGACAACCAACTGTAA
- the LOC125955046 gene encoding SAP30-binding protein produces the protein MSSRNSALASLTATYTDSENEEDRRTDDESEQSEGGSSSVSQIRSRQPTPLREASENSGTPGTQAIQTNNSSNSNSGKPGDPSASGETATASAATKPKRKKALRLVSYIDDTIVSDDENNSPERDDDDEEEDDTVEEPATEQAPEETPAPQKPDRSKQYGFSLPPEPKGKCSQELQDKIAALYERMKNSNMDTNRIIQERKEFRNPSIYEKLIHFCDINELGTNYPPEFFDPFQWGKESYYEELAKSQKIEMEKVEKARKEATKTEIQTGVKRMDPEESKKRKSKWDQPGVLGAAPGMLGAAAPVTVVNVLKPGGIIQQPLTTTATGTKGTVISAFGSLPKKPKV, from the exons ATGAGTTCACGTAATTCTGCGTTGGCCTCGCTAACGGCCACTTACACAGATTCAGAGAACGAAGAAGACCGGCGAACGGATGATGAATCCGAACAATCCGAGGGCGGGAGCAGCAGCGTATCCCAG ATCCGTTCCCGACAGCCAACACCGCTACGAGAAGCATCGGAAAACTCCGGCACACCCGGCACCCAAGCCATCCAGACCAATAACagtagcaatagcaacagcggTAAACCTGGAGATCCGAGTGCTTCAGGGGAAACGGCCACTGCCTCTGCCGCAACGAAAccaaagcgaaagaaagcgcTGCGATTAGTGAGCTACATCGACGATACGATCGTTTCGGACGATGAAAATAATTCCCCTGAAcgagacgacgatgatgaagaggaggatgacACGGTGGAGGAACCAGCGACAGAGCAGGCCCCGGAGGAGACACCGGCACCACAGAAACCGGACCGATCGAAACAGTACGGGTTCAGTTTGCCACCGGAACCGAAGGGCAAGTGTTCGCAGGAGCTACAGGATAAGATTGCGGCATTGTACGAGCGAATGAAGAACTCAAATATGGACACGAACCGCATCATCCAGGAGCGCAAGGAGTTCCGCAATCCGAGCATCTACGAGAAGCTGATCCACTTCTGCGACATCAATGAGCTCGGGACTAACTATCCGCCCGAGTTCTTCGATCCCTTCCAATGGGGCAAGGAGTCGTACTACGAGGAGCTGGCCAAGTCACAGAAGATCGAGATGGAGAAGGTCGAGAAGGCCCGAAAGGAGGCAACTAAAACCGAAATCCAAACTGGCGTCAAGCGCATGGACCCGGAGGAGTCGAAGAAGCGCAAATCGAAATGGGATCAACCGGGAGTGCTTGGTGCTGCTCCAGGTATGTTAGGGGCAGCCGCGCCAGTGACGGTAGTGAATGTACTCAAACCAGGCGGAATCATACAGCAACCGCTCACGACGACAGCTACCGGTACGAAAGGAACGGTAATATCAGCCTTCGGATCGTTACCCAAAAAGCCCAAGGTTTAG